One genomic segment of Candidatus Neomarinimicrobiota bacterium includes these proteins:
- a CDS encoding methyltransferase domain-containing protein, whose translation MTKKFIPLLLLLSVALLPGKTDMSTEQQHTPEKHKQHAYQHEGGQHKFDEIEKWVERFEKPEREEWQRPAEVIRSMGLQKDSRIADIGSATGYFPVRFAKAVPQGKVYGIDIEEGMVDYLNERANKEGLSNLKSLLGKPDNPNIPEPVDIVFICNTYHHIENRTDYFRRLRKDFRPGGRLVIVDFRKGELPVGPPDQMKLTFGQVISELGAAGYNLMQRS comes from the coding sequence ATGACAAAGAAATTCATTCCGCTATTATTACTGTTATCAGTCGCACTATTGCCGGGGAAGACAGATATGAGCACAGAACAGCAGCATACGCCGGAAAAACATAAGCAGCATGCATATCAGCACGAAGGCGGTCAGCACAAGTTTGATGAAATTGAAAAGTGGGTGGAACGATTTGAAAAGCCCGAAAGAGAGGAATGGCAGAGGCCCGCGGAAGTTATCAGATCGATGGGTCTGCAAAAGGATTCCCGCATAGCCGATATCGGCTCCGCCACCGGCTACTTCCCTGTCCGTTTTGCCAAGGCGGTCCCGCAAGGAAAAGTATACGGGATCGACATTGAGGAAGGGATGGTTGACTATCTTAACGAGCGCGCCAATAAGGAAGGGCTATCCAACCTGAAAAGCCTACTCGGCAAACCTGATAATCCCAACATCCCTGAGCCCGTCGACATAGTCTTCATTTGTAACACCTACCATCACATCGAAAACAGGACAGACTACTTCAGGCGCCTGAGGAAGGACTTCAGACCCGGCGGTCGGCTGGTGATTGTGGACTTCCGTAAAGGAGAGCTTCCTGTGGGTCCGCCGGACCAGATGAAACTTACCTTTGGTCAGGTCATCTCAGAACTAGGAGCGGCAGGATACAATCTGATGCAGCGTTC
- a CDS encoding aminotransferase class I/II-fold pyridoxal phosphate-dependent enzyme, whose amino-acid sequence MTERTDKPEITGKFTDYTLDMFSRSVGRDHAEIRQFAKWRKLVEAADSYTFEVPHLAAQRPEVAVRRETGQEFDLISFASYNYLGYSYHPDVLAAAKEALELYGLGATGSPLLNGTFQIHKLLEDKIVDFFGQDDYGVSLFSSGYGANVGVISAFIHKGDYVVLDRSSHASLIDGAILSQGKISLFRHNDVEFLEKVLKRLDYKNSRILVCCEGVYSTDGDYGDLKGIVEISKKYGATVLVDEAHSMLVAGENGRGVCEEQEVLDQVDMIIGTFSKSFGGVGGCLYARKDITNYVNYYARSRMFSCALDPAVTGGLVKALELAAGDDGRMKRKRIIDNANYLRSKLEGKVDIGSSTSWIVPVIYGDERLTLPLSDYLQREGIDISLMMFPAVPKNRSRIRAFVTSEHTLKQLDKGAEVLLKAAEKFNFLLE is encoded by the coding sequence ATGACAGAACGGACAGATAAACCTGAAATAACGGGAAAATTCACCGACTATACTCTGGACATGTTTTCGCGCAGCGTTGGTAGAGATCACGCTGAAATCCGTCAGTTCGCCAAGTGGCGCAAACTTGTTGAGGCTGCCGACAGCTACACGTTCGAGGTGCCTCACCTCGCCGCCCAGCGCCCTGAAGTGGCGGTTCGGCGCGAGACAGGCCAGGAGTTCGACCTCATCAGTTTCGCCAGCTATAATTATCTCGGCTACTCGTACCATCCAGATGTGCTGGCAGCGGCCAAAGAGGCACTGGAACTCTACGGCCTCGGCGCAACCGGTTCTCCCCTCCTCAACGGAACTTTTCAGATCCACAAGCTGCTGGAAGATAAAATTGTCGACTTCTTCGGACAGGACGATTACGGCGTGTCACTCTTTTCGTCTGGTTACGGTGCCAATGTGGGGGTGATCTCAGCCTTTATCCATAAAGGCGACTACGTGGTGCTTGACCGTTCTTCTCACGCCTCACTGATTGACGGCGCCATCCTTTCCCAGGGAAAAATCTCTCTCTTTCGTCATAACGATGTTGAATTTCTCGAAAAGGTTCTTAAGCGCCTCGACTATAAAAATTCACGCATTCTGGTCTGCTGCGAAGGCGTTTACAGCACCGACGGCGACTACGGCGATCTTAAGGGTATTGTGGAGATATCAAAGAAATACGGAGCGACGGTTCTGGTGGACGAAGCACACTCCATGCTGGTAGCGGGCGAGAACGGTCGAGGTGTATGTGAAGAACAAGAGGTTCTCGATCAGGTTGACATGATCATCGGTACATTCAGCAAATCCTTTGGCGGCGTGGGCGGATGTCTCTATGCCAGGAAAGATATCACCAATTACGTCAACTACTACGCACGCTCGCGGATGTTCTCATGTGCGCTTGACCCGGCCGTTACCGGTGGACTGGTGAAAGCTCTTGAACTGGCGGCGGGAGATGACGGCCGGATGAAACGGAAGCGTATCATCGACAATGCGAACTACCTACGGTCCAAACTGGAAGGCAAGGTGGACATCGGCTCGTCCACGAGCTGGATCGTTCCCGTCATCTATGGCGATGAGAGACTGACACTGCCGCTGAGCGATTATCTGCAGCGGGAAGGTATTGATATCTCACTCATGATGTTCCCGGCGGTACCCAAGAACCGGTCGAGAATCCGGGCTTTCGTCACTTCAGAGCATACACTGAAACAGTTGGATAAAGGCGCCGAAGTATTGCTCAAGGCGGCAGAGAAGTTCAACTTTCTTCTGGAGTGA
- a CDS encoding FecR family protein, translated as MNSRQMIAAGLFLVLFSNLSYAEEAIARVTKMRGDVKLKRLTEATFSAAKPGEPVFSGDAVRVGPKSFCMVIFLDDKSILKIREDTEFQFVDTENTRSIDIQFGKILSDVKKEKKKDFRVETPVSVASVKGTQFWAVINRMGFDKFYGLEGQVEVFNAVSGQSVALGPGEMTLSTATGQIVSSPADPEEVPEDPEEAMEPEEEPEPEEEPEAEEPEPEEEPQIEEEDFFEEEEVPEEAPEEALEEAPEEAPGEAPEEPGAEPPKPFNMGLGVGSATLDGVLYNQLALRPEFKIGKLGIGLDLVLYIDNAGNIRKDEWDEGSDFIDKFLYVRWAEKSDPFWIKVGSLEGVTLGYGGLLNGYSNMMEFPSIRRVGLNTGVNVGPIGGEIFMANVKDFSRGGTLLGLRGTYTVSESFPLTVGVNMVTDINQFSGLKDGDKDSYPDIFDDFPDSLSIWNDTDGDGIPDPHTGIDSSRWDIDADGDNVYDPLDTSLVLKPTPFSLEENKSTASGFAFDIGYPILRGDAVSLILYSEFNTLSFPEVNTEQFSRPAKSGTGITVPGLRATLFGFITMSLEYRLKNEYYLPRFFDQAYDLNRVVPVYSDTGTVIQTKDMIVFSDSTSVLNTKGWYGSGGFDLFGIASITASYASMAADTTEFNSFYAMLSLNPENIPKLSEASAYYQHNNDKDPFEIESINTIMGYRVGYEVSKGVSLVWDYRQFYRDTGTGLEPVKQTTIETQFNF; from the coding sequence ATGAATTCTAGGCAGATGATTGCGGCTGGACTGTTCCTGGTTTTGTTCTCTAACTTAAGTTACGCCGAGGAGGCCATTGCCCGCGTGACCAAGATGCGCGGCGATGTGAAGCTCAAAAGGCTCACGGAAGCGACTTTTTCTGCAGCAAAGCCCGGCGAACCTGTGTTTTCTGGTGATGCTGTCAGAGTAGGGCCGAAAAGCTTCTGTATGGTGATTTTTCTGGATGATAAAAGTATTCTCAAAATCCGGGAGGATACAGAGTTCCAATTCGTCGATACAGAAAATACACGCAGCATCGATATCCAGTTTGGCAAGATCCTGTCTGACGTGAAGAAGGAGAAGAAGAAAGATTTCAGAGTGGAAACTCCCGTGTCGGTGGCGTCTGTAAAAGGGACTCAGTTCTGGGCTGTCATCAACAGGATGGGTTTCGATAAGTTTTACGGTCTCGAGGGACAGGTGGAAGTGTTCAACGCAGTGAGCGGTCAGTCTGTCGCTCTAGGTCCCGGTGAAATGACACTCTCCACCGCCACCGGCCAGATTGTCTCCTCACCGGCTGATCCGGAAGAGGTGCCGGAAGATCCAGAGGAAGCGATGGAACCTGAGGAAGAGCCTGAACCGGAAGAGGAACCTGAGGCGGAGGAACCCGAGCCCGAAGAGGAGCCTCAAATCGAGGAAGAAGATTTCTTCGAAGAAGAGGAGGTTCCCGAAGAAGCTCCCGAAGAGGCACTTGAGGAAGCTCCCGAAGAGGCGCCCGGGGAAGCTCCGGAGGAACCGGGAGCTGAACCGCCCAAGCCATTTAATATGGGATTAGGCGTAGGATCCGCCACCCTCGACGGCGTGCTCTACAATCAGCTTGCCCTGAGACCGGAATTCAAGATCGGCAAGCTAGGGATCGGTCTCGACCTTGTTCTCTACATAGATAATGCCGGAAACATCCGTAAAGATGAGTGGGATGAGGGCTCTGATTTTATCGATAAGTTCCTTTATGTAAGGTGGGCGGAAAAGTCTGATCCTTTCTGGATAAAGGTTGGATCGCTCGAAGGTGTTACCCTCGGCTATGGCGGTCTCCTCAACGGCTATTCTAATATGATGGAGTTTCCTTCCATTCGCCGTGTAGGACTGAATACAGGAGTCAATGTCGGTCCTATTGGTGGTGAGATTTTTATGGCCAATGTGAAAGACTTCTCCCGCGGCGGCACCTTGCTTGGTCTGCGGGGTACTTATACTGTATCAGAGAGTTTTCCGCTCACTGTTGGGGTCAACATGGTGACCGATATCAACCAGTTCTCCGGGCTGAAGGACGGTGATAAGGACAGCTACCCGGATATATTCGATGACTTCCCCGACAGTTTATCTATCTGGAACGATACCGACGGTGATGGCATTCCCGATCCCCATACCGGAATTGACTCCTCCCGCTGGGATATCGATGCGGATGGTGACAATGTTTACGATCCCCTGGACACTTCACTTGTCCTGAAACCGACCCCGTTCAGTCTCGAAGAGAACAAGAGTACGGCCTCAGGGTTTGCTTTCGATATCGGCTACCCGATTTTGAGAGGAGATGCTGTCAGCCTGATACTATACAGCGAGTTCAACACGCTATCCTTTCCGGAAGTCAATACCGAGCAGTTCAGCCGGCCGGCGAAGAGCGGTACCGGAATTACCGTCCCCGGCCTGAGAGCCACTCTGTTCGGATTTATCACTATGAGTCTGGAATACAGGCTCAAGAACGAATACTATCTGCCGCGATTCTTTGATCAGGCTTACGACCTCAACCGTGTGGTGCCAGTCTATTCGGACACGGGAACCGTAATTCAGACGAAGGATATGATTGTATTTTCAGATTCTACCTCAGTTTTGAACACCAAGGGGTGGTATGGCTCTGGCGGATTCGATCTGTTCGGCATTGCCAGCATCACGGCATCATACGCCAGTATGGCAGCCGATACAACGGAATTCAACAGTTTTTACGCCATGTTGAGTCTGAATCCGGAGAACATTCCTAAATTGAGTGAAGCGAGTGCATATTATCAGCATAATAATGATAAGGATCCTTTTGAGATAGAATCAATCAATACCATCATGGGATATCGTGTCGGCTACGAAGTGAGCAAGGGGGTGAGCCTCGTTTGGGATTATCGCCAGTTCTACCGCGATACAGGAACCGGACTTGAACCGGTAAAACAGACAACTATAGAGACTCAATTCAACTTTTAG